One window of the Diospyros lotus cultivar Yz01 chromosome 12, ASM1463336v1, whole genome shotgun sequence genome contains the following:
- the LOC127813881 gene encoding uncharacterized protein LOC127813881 isoform X2 — protein MTYIGHDQDDDCVVPELKLRVGGDNGDYIKLREPEDCDTAGGDPQPPCFGGGWCRLFRWAKIVALLILVGVLAAVFLIWVGPFFVDKEIIPIINWERGTFSTPVLAILIFASVALFPALLLPSTPSMWVAGMTFGYGFGFLLIIGAVAIGVSLPYLIGSLFYHKIQGWLKNYPTKASIIRLAGEGDSFNQFRAVTLIRISPFPYIIYNYCAVATNVKYGPYLLGSLVGMLPEIFVAIYTIQGGYGNLIGWIWYDTENET, from the exons ATGACGTACATCGGGCACGACCAGGACGACGATTGCGTGGTGCCGGAGTTGAAGCTCAGAGTTGGGGGTGACAATGGGGATTACATCAAACTGAGGGAACCGGAGGACTGCGACACCGCCGGAGGTGATCCACAGCCGCCGTGTTTCGGCGGAGGATGGTGTCGTTTATTCCGGTGGGCCAAGATTGTGGCTCTGTTGATCCTCGTGGGGGTTTTGGCCGCTGTTTTTCTCATCTGGGTCGGTCCCTTCTTCGTGGACAAG GAAATTATCCCTATCATTAACTGGGAGAGAGGTACATTCAGCACACCAGTTCTAGCTATTTTAATCTTTGCTTCTGTGGCATTATTCCCTGCTTTGCTGCTTCCATCTACACCCTCCATGTGGGTAGCTGGTATGACTTTTGGCTATGGGTTTGGATTTCTGCTAATCATTGGTGCGGTAGCTATTGGCGTATCTCTTCCATATTTAATCGGTTCACTCTTCTATCATAAAATTCAA GGGTggttaaaaaattatccaaCAAAGGCCTCCATTATAAGATTAGCTGGAGAAGGAGATTCATTTAACCAGTTTCGAGCTGTCACTTTAATCAGGATTTCTCCATTCCCATACATAATATACAATTACTGTGCTGTGGCGACAAATGTCAAGTATGGTCCTTACTTGTTGGGATCATTGGTTGGAATGCTGCCagaaatttttgttgcaatCTACAC TATACAGGGAGGTTACGGAAATCTTATAGGATGGATATGGTATGATACAGAAAATGAGACATGA
- the LOC127813881 gene encoding uncharacterized protein LOC127813881 isoform X1 — MTYIGHDQDDDCVVPELKLRVGGDNGDYIKLREPEDCDTAGGDPQPPCFGGGWCRLFRWAKIVALLILVGVLAAVFLIWVGPFFVDKEIIPIINWERGTFSTPVLAILIFASVALFPALLLPSTPSMWVAGMTFGYGFGFLLIIGAVAIGVSLPYLIGSLFYHKIQGWLKNYPTKASIIRLAGEGDSFNQFRAVTLIRISPFPYIIYNYCAVATNVKYGPYLLGSLVGMLPEIFVAIYTGILIRTLADASHDQRTLSAAQIICNVIGFFVTVGTTIVVTLYAKSRLKELQEKEEDPLLQ; from the exons ATGACGTACATCGGGCACGACCAGGACGACGATTGCGTGGTGCCGGAGTTGAAGCTCAGAGTTGGGGGTGACAATGGGGATTACATCAAACTGAGGGAACCGGAGGACTGCGACACCGCCGGAGGTGATCCACAGCCGCCGTGTTTCGGCGGAGGATGGTGTCGTTTATTCCGGTGGGCCAAGATTGTGGCTCTGTTGATCCTCGTGGGGGTTTTGGCCGCTGTTTTTCTCATCTGGGTCGGTCCCTTCTTCGTGGACAAG GAAATTATCCCTATCATTAACTGGGAGAGAGGTACATTCAGCACACCAGTTCTAGCTATTTTAATCTTTGCTTCTGTGGCATTATTCCCTGCTTTGCTGCTTCCATCTACACCCTCCATGTGGGTAGCTGGTATGACTTTTGGCTATGGGTTTGGATTTCTGCTAATCATTGGTGCGGTAGCTATTGGCGTATCTCTTCCATATTTAATCGGTTCACTCTTCTATCATAAAATTCAA GGGTggttaaaaaattatccaaCAAAGGCCTCCATTATAAGATTAGCTGGAGAAGGAGATTCATTTAACCAGTTTCGAGCTGTCACTTTAATCAGGATTTCTCCATTCCCATACATAATATACAATTACTGTGCTGTGGCGACAAATGTCAAGTATGGTCCTTACTTGTTGGGATCATTGGTTGGAATGCTGCCagaaatttttgttgcaatCTACAC TGGCATACTAATACGAACTCTGGCGGATGCTTCTCATGATCAACGAACCCTTTCAGCTGCACAGATCATCTGCAATGTTATTGGTTTCTTTGTAACTGTGGGTACAACAATAGTAGTCACATTATATGCAAAAAGCCGTCTCAAGGAACTGCAGGAAAAGGAGGAGGACCCGCTACTGCAGTAA
- the LOC127813881 gene encoding uncharacterized protein LOC127813881 isoform X4, translating to MTYIGHDQDDDCVVPELKLRVGGDNGDYIKLREPEDCDTAGGDPQPPCFGGGWCRLFRWAKIVALLILVGVLAAVFLIWVGPFFVDKEIIPIINWERGTFSTPVLAILIFASVALFPALLLPSTPSMWVAGMTFGYGFGFLLIIGAVAIGVSLPYLIGSLFYHKIQGWLKNYPTKASIIRLAGEGDSFNQFRAVTLIRISPFPYIIYNYCAVATNVKYGPYLLGSLVGMLPEIFVAIYTEVTEIL from the exons ATGACGTACATCGGGCACGACCAGGACGACGATTGCGTGGTGCCGGAGTTGAAGCTCAGAGTTGGGGGTGACAATGGGGATTACATCAAACTGAGGGAACCGGAGGACTGCGACACCGCCGGAGGTGATCCACAGCCGCCGTGTTTCGGCGGAGGATGGTGTCGTTTATTCCGGTGGGCCAAGATTGTGGCTCTGTTGATCCTCGTGGGGGTTTTGGCCGCTGTTTTTCTCATCTGGGTCGGTCCCTTCTTCGTGGACAAG GAAATTATCCCTATCATTAACTGGGAGAGAGGTACATTCAGCACACCAGTTCTAGCTATTTTAATCTTTGCTTCTGTGGCATTATTCCCTGCTTTGCTGCTTCCATCTACACCCTCCATGTGGGTAGCTGGTATGACTTTTGGCTATGGGTTTGGATTTCTGCTAATCATTGGTGCGGTAGCTATTGGCGTATCTCTTCCATATTTAATCGGTTCACTCTTCTATCATAAAATTCAA GGGTggttaaaaaattatccaaCAAAGGCCTCCATTATAAGATTAGCTGGAGAAGGAGATTCATTTAACCAGTTTCGAGCTGTCACTTTAATCAGGATTTCTCCATTCCCATACATAATATACAATTACTGTGCTGTGGCGACAAATGTCAAGTATGGTCCTTACTTGTTGGGATCATTGGTTGGAATGCTGCCagaaatttttgttgcaatCTACAC GGAGGTTACGGAAATCTTATAG
- the LOC127813881 gene encoding uncharacterized protein LOC127813881 isoform X3: MTYIGHDQDDDCVVPELKLRVGGDNGDYIKLREPEDCDTAGGDPQPPCFGGGWCRLFRWAKIVALLILVGVLAAVFLIWVGPFFVDKEIIPIINWERGTFSTPVLAILIFASVALFPALLLPSTPSMWVAGMTFGYGFGFLLIIGAVAIGVSLPYLIGSLFYHKIQGWLKNYPTKASIIRLAGEGDSFNQFRAVTLIRISPFPYIIYNYCAVATNVKYGPYLLGSLVGMLPEIFVAIYTLHNPSLIDG, translated from the exons ATGACGTACATCGGGCACGACCAGGACGACGATTGCGTGGTGCCGGAGTTGAAGCTCAGAGTTGGGGGTGACAATGGGGATTACATCAAACTGAGGGAACCGGAGGACTGCGACACCGCCGGAGGTGATCCACAGCCGCCGTGTTTCGGCGGAGGATGGTGTCGTTTATTCCGGTGGGCCAAGATTGTGGCTCTGTTGATCCTCGTGGGGGTTTTGGCCGCTGTTTTTCTCATCTGGGTCGGTCCCTTCTTCGTGGACAAG GAAATTATCCCTATCATTAACTGGGAGAGAGGTACATTCAGCACACCAGTTCTAGCTATTTTAATCTTTGCTTCTGTGGCATTATTCCCTGCTTTGCTGCTTCCATCTACACCCTCCATGTGGGTAGCTGGTATGACTTTTGGCTATGGGTTTGGATTTCTGCTAATCATTGGTGCGGTAGCTATTGGCGTATCTCTTCCATATTTAATCGGTTCACTCTTCTATCATAAAATTCAA GGGTggttaaaaaattatccaaCAAAGGCCTCCATTATAAGATTAGCTGGAGAAGGAGATTCATTTAACCAGTTTCGAGCTGTCACTTTAATCAGGATTTCTCCATTCCCATACATAATATACAATTACTGTGCTGTGGCGACAAATGTCAAGTATGGTCCTTACTTGTTGGGATCATTGGTTGGAATGCTGCCagaaatttttgttgcaatCTACAC GTTACATAACCCATCACTGATTGACGGATAG
- the LOC127813881 gene encoding uncharacterized protein LOC127813881 isoform X5: protein MTYIGHDQDDDCVVPELKLRVGGDNGDYIKLREPEDCDTAGGDPQPPCFGGGWCRLFRWAKIVALLILVGVLAAVFLIWVGPFFVDKEIIPIINWERGTFSTPVLAILIFASVALFPALLLPSTPSMWVAGMTFGYGFGFLLIIGAVAIGVSLPYLIGSLFYHKIQGWLKNYPTKASIIRLAGEGDSFNQFRAVTLIRISPFPYIIYNYCAVATNVKYGPYLLGSLVGMLPEIFVAIYTK, encoded by the exons ATGACGTACATCGGGCACGACCAGGACGACGATTGCGTGGTGCCGGAGTTGAAGCTCAGAGTTGGGGGTGACAATGGGGATTACATCAAACTGAGGGAACCGGAGGACTGCGACACCGCCGGAGGTGATCCACAGCCGCCGTGTTTCGGCGGAGGATGGTGTCGTTTATTCCGGTGGGCCAAGATTGTGGCTCTGTTGATCCTCGTGGGGGTTTTGGCCGCTGTTTTTCTCATCTGGGTCGGTCCCTTCTTCGTGGACAAG GAAATTATCCCTATCATTAACTGGGAGAGAGGTACATTCAGCACACCAGTTCTAGCTATTTTAATCTTTGCTTCTGTGGCATTATTCCCTGCTTTGCTGCTTCCATCTACACCCTCCATGTGGGTAGCTGGTATGACTTTTGGCTATGGGTTTGGATTTCTGCTAATCATTGGTGCGGTAGCTATTGGCGTATCTCTTCCATATTTAATCGGTTCACTCTTCTATCATAAAATTCAA GGGTggttaaaaaattatccaaCAAAGGCCTCCATTATAAGATTAGCTGGAGAAGGAGATTCATTTAACCAGTTTCGAGCTGTCACTTTAATCAGGATTTCTCCATTCCCATACATAATATACAATTACTGTGCTGTGGCGACAAATGTCAAGTATGGTCCTTACTTGTTGGGATCATTGGTTGGAATGCTGCCagaaatttttgttgcaatCTACAC AAAATGA